One part of the Aricia agestis chromosome Z, ilAriAges1.1, whole genome shotgun sequence genome encodes these proteins:
- the LOC121738778 gene encoding chromatin complexes subunit BAP18-like isoform X2 yields the protein MNNSAAKVGEIFREAGTAFNKLSEMTMLLHPVGDSQPGGKWTEEEIEMLRMCVHRFAVDLNKLSQHIKTRTVSQIRTTLKKKAFEDAGIPVRQQVSSTLATQVQLPKVVSPPCVVNQQSVIGKNAEVTLNMLNASENEVDVEGLTNDVKLEFETSNDDVAA from the exons ATGAATAATTCTGCTGCCAAA GTGGGTGAGATATTCCGAGAAGCTGGGACCGCCTTCAATAAATTGTCAGAAATGACAATGCTTCTGCATCCTGTAGGAGATTCACAACCTGG tGGCAAGTGGACTGAAGAAGAGATTGAAATGCTCCGCATGTGTGTGCATCGGTTTGCTGTGGATTTGAATAAACTAAGTCAGCATATAAAAACTAGAACAGT ATCACAAATTCGCACAACATTAAAGAAGAAAGCGTTCGAGGATGCAGGTATACCCGTTAGGCAGCAGGTAAGCAGTACGCTGGCAACACAAGTGCAGCTACCAAAGGTAGTCTCACCACCCTGCGTCGTCAACCAACAGAGCGTTATAGGAAAGAACGCCGAG GTAACATTAAACATGTTGAATGCTTCGGAGAATGAAGTTGATGTGGAAGGCCTCACGAATGATGTCAAGTTGGAGTTTGAAACCAGCAACGACGATGTGGCTGCATGA
- the LOC121738781 gene encoding LIM homeobox transcription factor 1-beta, which yields MLEFYTNINPGLMPEMQPPLSCAGRTELSASIKREKIVEICEGCGQKIQDRYLMRVGELSWHEHCLSCCVCGCPLAHTCYTRNAKLYCKPDYDRLFGVKCTRCGDRLLPQEMVMRAQQYVFHIQCFVCVMCCQPLQKGEQYVIRAGQIFCRQDFEKEMYLMQHADDDMIIDDSERPRDGRRGPKRPRTILTSAQRRQFKASFEVSPKPCRKVREALAKDTGLSVRVVQVWFQNQRAKMKKIQRKAKQEGDKNGDKDKDKDEKSIKQESPSSEHGNYLGLDASYSASSQPLNPNLPYSPDDYPAHSGDSFCSSDISLDGSNFDQLDEGTSDTMSLQNLEVPHHPHQHTPHGSHEPLNLGTGAVVNPIDKLYLMQNSYFSTDH from the exons AGCTCAGCGCAAGCATCAAGAGGGAGAAGATAGTGGAGATATGCGAGGGCTGCGGACAGAAGATACAGGACCGGTACCTCATGAGGGTGGGGGAACTCTCCTGGCACGAGCACTGCCTCAGCTGCTGCGTCTGTGGCTGCCCCCTCGCTCACACCTGCTACACAAGAAACGCCAAATTATACTGCAAGCCTGATTATGATAG GTTATTTGGAGTCAAATGCACGAGATGCGGCGACCGGCTGCTGCCTCAAGAGATGGTCATGCGAGCCCAGCAGTACGTCTTTCACATCCAGTGCTTCGTCTGCGTCATGTGCTGCCAGCCGCTGCAGAAAGGCGAGCAGTACGTCATCAGAGCCGGGCAAATATTCTGCAGGCAAGATTTCGAGAAGGAGATGTATCTTATGCAGCACGCGGACGACGACATGATTATTGATGATTCTGAAAGACCCAGGGATGGGCGACGCGGACCGAAGCGTCCCCGGACCATCTTGACTTCGGCTCAAAGAAGACAATTCAAAGCTTCCTTCGAAGTCAGTCCGAAACCATGCCGTAAAGTCAGGGAAGCCCTCGCTAAGGATACGGGTTTAAGCGTCAGAGTAGTGCAAGTTTGGTTTCAAAACCAACGGGCTAAGATGAAAAAGATTCAGCGGAAGGCGAAGCAGGAGGGAGATAAAAATGGTGATAAGGATAAAGACAAGGACGAGAAGAGTATCAAGCAGGAGTCTCCGTCTAGTGAACATGGGAATTACCTGGGGCTGGATGCCTCGTATTCAGCTTCGAGTCAACCACTTAACCCGAATTTACCTTACTCTCCTGATG ATTACCCAGCGCATTCCGGCGATAGCTTCTGCAGCTCAGACATTTCTCTCGACGGCAGCAACTTCGACCAGCTCGACGAAGGAACTTCCGACACCATGAGCCTTCAGAACCTGGAGGTGCCACATCATCCCCACCAGCATACACCCCACGGTTCCCACGAACCGCTAAACCTGGGAACCGGGGCTGTAGTCAACCCCATAGACAAACTCTACCTCATGCAGAATTCCTACTTCAGTACGGACCACTGA
- the LOC121738778 gene encoding chromatin complexes subunit BAP18-like isoform X3 gives MNNSAAKTTSQVGEIFREAGTAFNKLSEMTMLLHPVGDSQPGGKWTEEEIEMLRMCVHRFAVDLNKLSQHIKTRTVSQIRTTLKKKAFEDAGIPVRQQVSSTLATQVQLPKVTLNMLNASENEVDVEGLTNDVKLEFETSNDDVAA, from the exons ATGAATAATTCTGCTGCCAAA ACCACTTCACAGGTGGGTGAGATATTCCGAGAAGCTGGGACCGCCTTCAATAAATTGTCAGAAATGACAATGCTTCTGCATCCTGTAGGAGATTCACAACCTGG tGGCAAGTGGACTGAAGAAGAGATTGAAATGCTCCGCATGTGTGTGCATCGGTTTGCTGTGGATTTGAATAAACTAAGTCAGCATATAAAAACTAGAACAGT ATCACAAATTCGCACAACATTAAAGAAGAAAGCGTTCGAGGATGCAGGTATACCCGTTAGGCAGCAGGTAAGCAGTACGCTGGCAACACAAGTGCAGCTACCAAAG GTAACATTAAACATGTTGAATGCTTCGGAGAATGAAGTTGATGTGGAAGGCCTCACGAATGATGTCAAGTTGGAGTTTGAAACCAGCAACGACGATGTGGCTGCATGA
- the LOC121738778 gene encoding chromatin complexes subunit BAP18-like isoform X4: MNNSAAKVGEIFREAGTAFNKLSEMTMLLHPVGDSQPGGKWTEEEIEMLRMCVHRFAVDLNKLSQHIKTRTVSQIRTTLKKKAFEDAGIPVRQQVSSTLATQVQLPKVTLNMLNASENEVDVEGLTNDVKLEFETSNDDVAA; encoded by the exons ATGAATAATTCTGCTGCCAAA GTGGGTGAGATATTCCGAGAAGCTGGGACCGCCTTCAATAAATTGTCAGAAATGACAATGCTTCTGCATCCTGTAGGAGATTCACAACCTGG tGGCAAGTGGACTGAAGAAGAGATTGAAATGCTCCGCATGTGTGTGCATCGGTTTGCTGTGGATTTGAATAAACTAAGTCAGCATATAAAAACTAGAACAGT ATCACAAATTCGCACAACATTAAAGAAGAAAGCGTTCGAGGATGCAGGTATACCCGTTAGGCAGCAGGTAAGCAGTACGCTGGCAACACAAGTGCAGCTACCAAAG GTAACATTAAACATGTTGAATGCTTCGGAGAATGAAGTTGATGTGGAAGGCCTCACGAATGATGTCAAGTTGGAGTTTGAAACCAGCAACGACGATGTGGCTGCATGA
- the LOC121738778 gene encoding chromatin complexes subunit BAP18-like isoform X5 translates to MNNSAAKTTSQVGEIFREAGTAFNKLSEMTMLLHPVGDSQPGGKWTEEEIEMLRMCVHRFAVDLNKLSQHIKTRTVSQIRTTLKKKAFEDAGIPVRQQVTLNMLNASENEVDVEGLTNDVKLEFETSNDDVAA, encoded by the exons ATGAATAATTCTGCTGCCAAA ACCACTTCACAGGTGGGTGAGATATTCCGAGAAGCTGGGACCGCCTTCAATAAATTGTCAGAAATGACAATGCTTCTGCATCCTGTAGGAGATTCACAACCTGG tGGCAAGTGGACTGAAGAAGAGATTGAAATGCTCCGCATGTGTGTGCATCGGTTTGCTGTGGATTTGAATAAACTAAGTCAGCATATAAAAACTAGAACAGT ATCACAAATTCGCACAACATTAAAGAAGAAAGCGTTCGAGGATGCAGGTATACCCGTTAGGCAGCAG GTAACATTAAACATGTTGAATGCTTCGGAGAATGAAGTTGATGTGGAAGGCCTCACGAATGATGTCAAGTTGGAGTTTGAAACCAGCAACGACGATGTGGCTGCATGA
- the LOC121738778 gene encoding chromatin complexes subunit BAP18-like isoform X6, translated as MNNSAAKVGEIFREAGTAFNKLSEMTMLLHPVGDSQPGGKWTEEEIEMLRMCVHRFAVDLNKLSQHIKTRTVSQIRTTLKKKAFEDAGIPVRQQVTLNMLNASENEVDVEGLTNDVKLEFETSNDDVAA; from the exons ATGAATAATTCTGCTGCCAAA GTGGGTGAGATATTCCGAGAAGCTGGGACCGCCTTCAATAAATTGTCAGAAATGACAATGCTTCTGCATCCTGTAGGAGATTCACAACCTGG tGGCAAGTGGACTGAAGAAGAGATTGAAATGCTCCGCATGTGTGTGCATCGGTTTGCTGTGGATTTGAATAAACTAAGTCAGCATATAAAAACTAGAACAGT ATCACAAATTCGCACAACATTAAAGAAGAAAGCGTTCGAGGATGCAGGTATACCCGTTAGGCAGCAG GTAACATTAAACATGTTGAATGCTTCGGAGAATGAAGTTGATGTGGAAGGCCTCACGAATGATGTCAAGTTGGAGTTTGAAACCAGCAACGACGATGTGGCTGCATGA
- the LOC121738778 gene encoding chromatin complexes subunit BAP18-like isoform X1, which produces MNNSAAKTTSQVGEIFREAGTAFNKLSEMTMLLHPVGDSQPGGKWTEEEIEMLRMCVHRFAVDLNKLSQHIKTRTVSQIRTTLKKKAFEDAGIPVRQQVSSTLATQVQLPKVVSPPCVVNQQSVIGKNAEVTLNMLNASENEVDVEGLTNDVKLEFETSNDDVAA; this is translated from the exons ATGAATAATTCTGCTGCCAAA ACCACTTCACAGGTGGGTGAGATATTCCGAGAAGCTGGGACCGCCTTCAATAAATTGTCAGAAATGACAATGCTTCTGCATCCTGTAGGAGATTCACAACCTGG tGGCAAGTGGACTGAAGAAGAGATTGAAATGCTCCGCATGTGTGTGCATCGGTTTGCTGTGGATTTGAATAAACTAAGTCAGCATATAAAAACTAGAACAGT ATCACAAATTCGCACAACATTAAAGAAGAAAGCGTTCGAGGATGCAGGTATACCCGTTAGGCAGCAGGTAAGCAGTACGCTGGCAACACAAGTGCAGCTACCAAAGGTAGTCTCACCACCCTGCGTCGTCAACCAACAGAGCGTTATAGGAAAGAACGCCGAG GTAACATTAAACATGTTGAATGCTTCGGAGAATGAAGTTGATGTGGAAGGCCTCACGAATGATGTCAAGTTGGAGTTTGAAACCAGCAACGACGATGTGGCTGCATGA